The DNA region GCTGTTCGACCGGGCGCTGAAGCAGACCCGCCGGGCCGCCCTGCGCGAACAGGGGCTGGTCCCCCGCCCGCTGCCGCAGATCCGGATCGTCCGCTGGATGCGCGCGCCGCGCGAGACCTACGCGGCCTGGTCGCTGATGCTGCTGGAGGGCGTGCGGAGCCTGGACGAGGCGGTCGACGAGGTCCGCGAGGACAAGCGCGAGAAGGCGCTGGACAAGGAGCGGCGCAAGCTCGCCGGCCGCCGCGAGCGGGCCGAGATCCGGGCGATCAACCGCACCCACAGCGTCTGGCGCCAGCGCGGCGGCGGCTCGTCAGCGGGCGCCCGGCAGCTGGAGCCCGGCCCGGAGTCCGCCATAGCGGGCGGCCCCGGCGGCACCGGGGCCGTCGACGGCGCGTCCGCCGAGGGCACGGCCGTCGAGGGGACGCCGGCGCAGCCGGGCCTGCCGGCCCGCCCCGAGCGGCGCACCGTCGACCTCACCATGGAGGAGGACACCGTGGCCCTGCCCCGGCTGGACTCGCTGGAGCGCAAGCT from Kitasatospora sp. NBC_00458 includes:
- a CDS encoding DUF2637 domain-containing protein, with the protein product MKLSDIPLGWAVTGVAVLLVSALLVALARSRGSATGSGAADSWERSEERRRRKESLYGGASYTLLFCCAAVAAALSFHGLVGFGVQNLNLSGGWEYLVPFGLDGAAMFCSVLAVREASHGDAALGSRLLVWLFAGASAWFNWVHAPRGFGHAGAPQFFAGMSLSAAVLFDRALKQTRRAALREQGLVPRPLPQIRIVRWMRAPRETYAAWSLMLLEGVRSLDEAVDEVREDKREKALDKERRKLAGRRERAEIRAINRTHSVWRQRGGGSSAGARQLEPGPESAIAGGPGGTGAVDGASAEGTAVEGTPAQPGLPARPERRTVDLTMEEDTVALPRLDSLERKLKDLEQQFG